TGGCTGAAGCTATTCAATACAGAAGTCTGGACCGGGAAGGATGGGCAGGGTGAGAAAATTACTGTGATGCTCGATTTTTATCTTTTAATTCCATGTTACAACAATACGGATGGATTGATCCGGTCGCTTTTTTCGGTTGAATACCCGAAAGAAAAGTATAAAGTAATGGTAGTTGATGATGGAAGTACTGTTCCGGTATCGTTATCGGAATTTCCTGAAGCGTTATTGCAAAACCAGAGCATTGAAATCATTCGATTGCCACAAAACAAAGGCATCACCGAGGCATTGAATACCGGCCTTCGTTTAATTCTCAACAGAAATGATTCATTATATACTGCACGTTTAGATTGTGGTGATATTTGCAGAGCAGATCGTTTTACAAAACAGATTTCATTTTTAAGTGTAACCACTGATGTTGCCCTACTTGGTTCTTTGTGTTTATTTGTTGACCATAAAAAGAAAACTCAATTCGTTTACAAAGCAGCTGAGCATCATTATGCAATTCTGAATCAAATGCATCTCAAGTGCAGTTTCATTCATCCAACAGTCATTTTCAGGAATGAAATGATCAGGAACACGAAACTTTATCCTTATGATTATCCTTATGCGGAGGATTATGCCTTTTTCTTTGAGTTAACGAAAAAATATAAGACGCACATTATTCAGGAGATACTGGTTGAAGCACAAATAGATACAAATGGAATAAGTGTAAAAAAAAGACAGGAACAAATAACATCAAAAATAAAAATCATCAAGTTCTATGGCGTCATTAAATCATTAACTTGCATCGGATTTATAAAACAAAGTATACTCGCATTGCTTCCGTATAAACTAACTACCCAAATCAAGCATTTGTTATTCCGCATCGGAAAATAAATTGTTCGCTAAAATTCATAACTGTGTGCTTTAAGTAATAAGTGTGCGTTTAATTAAATGTGCAGCAAGTACCTTTGCAGCGCTTTTTGTTTTTCATTTGTCAGTACAAATGACAAGAAGAGAACCTGAGAGAAAATACAATATCTGTAAATGAGAATTGTTCATGTAGTAGAGCCCTTTGCATCGGGCGTAGTAACCTTTGTAAAATCACTGGTGGAGCATCTGCCGGAGGATTATCATATTGTTATACACGGCGAGCGACAAGAAGTGATGGAACGTGCTGAAGTAAAGAAGCTTTTCCCACCTAACCAGGTAAAATTTATTCATTGGAAATCGGCGCAGAGGGGTCTTCACTTAGTAAAAGACACAAGGGCCTTATTTGAACTTTACAATATTTTAAAACGTTTTCGTACTGTTGATGCTGTTCATCTTCATTCATCGAAAAGTGGTTTTATTGGAAGATTGGCTTGCCGTTGGTTAAAGATCAAAAATGTTATTTATACTCCTAACGGTGCCCCTTTTCTCATGCAGCAAAGTAAATTCAAACAATTGCTATACAAGCAACTTGAGTTGTTAGGTCATTCGTTTGGCGGTAAAGTTGTTTGTGTATCTGCGTCAGAAGCCGATGCTTACAAGCAATTAGGTATTGAGGCATCCTATATTAATAATGGCACTACACTGCCTTTTGTGAACAATAAATTACTTAATGCAGCCACTGATCAGAATAAATTCATTATTGCTTTTTCGGGCCGCATACTTGCCCAAAAAAATCCGAAACGTTTTAATGACATTGCCCAACAATTTTTGAGTTATTCAAATGTTGAATTTGTATGGATTGGCGATGGTGAAGACAGTGATTTACTTTCCTCACCCAACATACGTATTACGGGCTGGCTTACTGAAGATGAAGTGAAGAATGAATTAGCAAAAGCTTCTCTGTATTTGTCAACAGCAGATTACGAAGGTTTATCCTTTGGTGTTTTGGAAGCGATGGCTTTAGGCAAACCTTTGATCCTTTCGAACTGTACAGGGAATAAAGACATTATCCGTTATGGCGTAAATGGTGATCTTTTTGAAACAACAGCACAAGCTTGTACGCAGATTCATTACTACATGAATAATCCATTTATGATGGAAGCCATGGGGAGTTACTCGAAAGATCTTTGCAGCACGGAGTTTAATGCAGCCAGCAGTGCAGGCAATTATCGACTTGCTTATACCTATTAAACCAGTAAGACACCAATATGGATACGCAACCAAACAAACAATCAGATCAGGGCAAACTGATCGCATTACCCGGTAACCTCACAGAACTTCAGTTAGAAGATCTGTTACGCCAGGTGTACAGTCATCTACTATCTGAGAATGAATATAAACGTGAACGGATTGAAGATTTGATCAAGCGATTAAAAGATCTTGAAGCTAAACTTGCGGAAGAACAACAGGAAAAGAAACAGCTTCATAAAACGTTAACCGAAGAAAATAAGAAACAGGAAGGCACAAAACAACTGATCAATAAATTACTCGAAGACATTCGCCGCTATCAAAATGATATTGAGTGGTATAAGAGGACGTATGAGACGAGGAGTTTACTAGGAACATTAAAAGAAAAAATCTTCAATCGACTTGGGTGAGTTGTCTTTTAACTCCTTACCCATCATTTTATAAAATGTAGACTAACGATAATATGTTAAAGAATTCGTATGCCTTAACTCCTGTAAAAGATCTTTCTTTTGATGAGAAAACAAATCTCTTTCACAGTTCGGGTGTTGATCCAATATTCACAATAAACCTAAAAAATAAAAAGCTAAGAGCAGGCTGGTATTGGATATCAATAAAAATATCGCTTAAAAAAGGGTTATTCTTATCTCCTAAGCTATACTTCGATTACGGCAGAGGCTATAATGAGGAAGACAGTTGGCCGCTCAATCGTCCCACAGATGGCATTATTGAAGGATTAGTAAAATTCCCGTTTGATATTTTGCATTTGCGATTCGATCCCAGCATAGCAGATTGTAGTTTTGAACTTAATTACCTCCAATTAACCCCGATTTCAAAAGTTCGTGCTTTCAGTTATGCATTAAAGAATTATCGCAAAATCAATAACCTTAAAAACAGCTATGCTTCTATAATCTCACAACTATTAAAAACATTTGTGAAAGCAGGTGTTCTTGAAGTAAAAGGAAAGATGAAGGATGCTGTAA
The DNA window shown above is from Lacibacter sp. H375 and carries:
- a CDS encoding glycosyltransferase, whose product is MLDFYLLIPCYNNTDGLIRSLFSVEYPKEKYKVMVVDDGSTVPVSLSEFPEALLQNQSIEIIRLPQNKGITEALNTGLRLILNRNDSLYTARLDCGDICRADRFTKQISFLSVTTDVALLGSLCLFVDHKKKTQFVYKAAEHHYAILNQMHLKCSFIHPTVIFRNEMIRNTKLYPYDYPYAEDYAFFFELTKKYKTHIIQEILVEAQIDTNGISVKKRQEQITSKIKIIKFYGVIKSLTCIGFIKQSILALLPYKLTTQIKHLLFRIGK
- a CDS encoding glycosyltransferase; the protein is MRIVHVVEPFASGVVTFVKSLVEHLPEDYHIVIHGERQEVMERAEVKKLFPPNQVKFIHWKSAQRGLHLVKDTRALFELYNILKRFRTVDAVHLHSSKSGFIGRLACRWLKIKNVIYTPNGAPFLMQQSKFKQLLYKQLELLGHSFGGKVVCVSASEADAYKQLGIEASYINNGTTLPFVNNKLLNAATDQNKFIIAFSGRILAQKNPKRFNDIAQQFLSYSNVEFVWIGDGEDSDLLSSPNIRITGWLTEDEVKNELAKASLYLSTADYEGLSFGVLEAMALGKPLILSNCTGNKDIIRYGVNGDLFETTAQACTQIHYYMNNPFMMEAMGSYSKDLCSTEFNAASSAGNYRLAYTY